A genomic window from Colletotrichum destructivum chromosome 7, complete sequence includes:
- a CDS encoding uncharacterized protein (Putative zn(2)Cys(6) fungal-type DNA-binding domain, transcription factor domain, fungi) gives MSNPSAVMRTAPIAIAPKPPRRQNSYRQDSFANLELFRGSMPGRDMAESVGSYTTRSLSPCEFCHRSRVKCIVSDDEDSCIPCQASGSDCSLLNSPQPRKRKLNGDFDDSGKRSSPAKTDIRRRKQHQPSLSSTTGSSSFLEDMANVGGPTLLKRTLGLQNDRFSQYIGPTTDFEPSLINLSPFNPQDESLLARGTLRKVSEDDTFLLLPDSNTPGHEHVLEDVEEIENLVRPHGRRLVDLYFRIVHPAFPIIQKTVFLEKYERSYREFSPCLLAAVYLFAINWWEHDEDLARAPRPNIPNLERMIRTTLADAMYRPKLSTIQAGLLLSQRPEGDQWAPTAQLVAIAQELGLHLDCTHWKIPPWEKGLRKRLAWALYMQDKWGSLVHGRPSHIFSSNWGVQPLTQHDFPDVEWDENDVEEKLEIERGRTLFGQMVQLSQILAEILDTFYSLQAMQTVTNAGGQGTHLVLGMAKPIQLKLKEWYASLPAAIRMDNTYSTNPTPANRLSSIGYLHLAYFAAEITLHRRIIRSLEATGSAVDPYVQHICRSAAKARLISAMDFVNRLNSFHLRSFWYFASKTNFALIGTFGSLLWATSPGREEADWYRRRLGEYRWTLSVSSKPGEGKGLTEFAMTMLDISTGLLKKLPEKPSMSRSGSVVDIGPGSMSSSYVGNSLLALGQSAPPTMTLGGFSGFQSADVSNAQSPISDDSSDDEMYETFAPTAGMAG, from the exons ATGTCCAACCCGAGTGCTGTCATGAGGACAGcccccatcgccatcgctCCCAAGCCTCCCCGCCGCCAGAACTCGTACCGCCAGGACAGCTTTGCGAACCTTGAGCTTTTCCGCGGCAGCATGCCTGGACGAGACATGGCCGAGTCTGTTGGCTCCTACACAACTCGATCTCTCAGCCCTTGCGAATTCTGCCATCGGTCTAGGGTCAAGTGCATCGtgagcgacgacgaagataGCTGCATACCCTGCCAGGCTAGCGGCTCTGATTGCTCCCTGCTCAACAGTCCCCAGCCTAGAAAACGCAAGCTAAACGGCGACTTTGACGACAGTGGTAAAAGAAG TTCACCAGCCAAGACGGATATCAGAAGGCGAAAGCAACACCAGCCCAGCCTCTCCAGCACTACTGGGAGCAGCTCCTTCCTCGAAGACATGGCTAATGTCGGAGGCCCGACTCTGCTGAAGCGGACGCTGGGTCTCCAGAACGACCGCTTCAGCCAGTACATTGGCCCGACGACCGATTTCGAGCCATCTCTCATCAACCTCTCACCCTTCAACCCTCAGGACGAGAGCCTCTTGGCGCGCGGCACCCTGCGAAAGGTCAGCGAAGACGACACGTTCCTCCTGCTGCCCGACTCCAACACGCCGGGCCACGAGCATGTcctcgaggatgtcgaggagaTTGAGAATCTCGTGAGGCCACATGGCCGCAGGCTGGTAGACCTGTATTTCCGCATCGTCCATCCTGCCTTTCCCATCATACAAAAGACTGTTTTTCTGGAAAAGTACGAACGCAGCTATCGCGAGTTTTCGCCTTGtctgctggccgccgtctACTTGTTTGCCATTAACTGGTGGGAGCACGATGAAGACCTTGCACGAGCCCCTCGCCCAAACATCCCCAACTTGGAACGTATGATCCGCACCACTCTGGCCGACGCCATGTACCGGCCGAAACTGTCCACCATCCAGGCCGGACTTCTCCTCTCCCAGCGACCTGAGGGCGACCAGTGGGCTCCGACAGCCCAGCTTGTAGCCATCGCTCAGGAACTCGGCCTTCATCTCGACTGCACGCATTGGAAGATACCACCTTGGGAAAAGGGACTGCGGAAACGCCTCGCCTGGGCCTTGTACATGCAGGACAAATGGGGCTCTCTCGTACACGGCCGGCCGTCGCACATTTTCTCTTCCAACTGGGGAGTACAGCCACTCACGCAGCACGACTTTCCCGATGTCGAATGGGACGAGAACGATGTagaggagaagctggagaTCGAGCGTGGCCGAACTCTTTTCGGCCAGATGGTACAGCTGTCGCAAATActcgccgagatcctcgatACCTTTTACTCGTTGCAAGCGATGCAAACCGTTACGaacgccggcggccaaggcACGCACCTAGTTTTGGGCATGGCGAAGCCTATCCAGCTAAAGCTCAAGGAGTGGTATGCCAGCCTACCGGCAGCGATCCGCATGGACAACACGTATTCGACGAACCCGACTCCCGCGAACCGTCTGTCGAGCATAGGATACCTCCACCTGGCCTACTTTGCTGCCGAGATTACTCTCCATCGCCGCATCATCCGCTCGCTCGAAGCTACCGGGTCGGCCGTCGATCCGTACGTTCAACACATTTGCCGAAGTGCGGCAAAGGCACGGCTCATCTCCGCGATGGACTTCGTCAATCGTTTGAACTCTTTCCATCTGCGCTCTTTTTGGTATTTCGCATCCAAGACCAACTTTGCCCTCATCGGCACGTTTGGTTCTCTCTTGtgggcgacgtcgccgggaagagaagaagccgacTGGTATCGAAGGCGTTTGGGAGAATACCGCTGGACTCTTTCCGTGAGCTCTAAACCTGGCGAAGGCAAGGGCCTGACAGAGTTCGCCATGACTATGCTCGACATTTCAACCGGCCTCCTCAAAAAGCTCCCCGAAAAGCCATCGATGagccgcagcggcagcgTTGTGGATATCGGACCTGGCAGCATGAGTAGCAGCTATGTTGGTAACAGTTTGCTTGCCTTGGGGCAAAGCGccccgccgacgatgaccttAGGAGGGTTCAGTGGATTTCAAAGCGCCGATGTAAGCAATGCTCAGAGCCCGATAAGcgacgacagcagcgacgacgaaatGTACGAGACATTCGCCCCGACGGCGGGTATGGCGGGTTAG